A genomic window from Sporosarcina sp. Marseille-Q4063 includes:
- a CDS encoding type I restriction endonuclease subunit R: MGIDYSELGLEENIERQLLDGGYIQRKLQGDALKQFQESAIDFEVLLSFWDETQERELNRLKQIHGPFFEKRVLNRLDQELTRRGMIDCLRHGIQDRGVRLRLLFDQPRSTMNQTLVDNYDNNIFHVHRQVYYSARHNNSLDMMLSINGLPIVIMELKNQLTGQTVEDAEKQFKMTRNPREKLFRFKERTVVYFAVDTDEVSMTTRLAGNRTFFLPFNRGNNGGKGNPLVYNDYRSSYLWREVLAKDSLLDLLFRFVFVKKESIRDSTGEIIDSKEIVIFPRYHQMDVVRKIEADLKMNAVGHNYLVQHSAGSGKTNSIAWLSHRLAKLHNMENEAVFDSIIVITDRRVLDAQLQDAIYQLEHETGFVAKIDEDSNQLAQAINDGTRIIITTLQKFPFIMDKVKEFERGTYGIIIDEAHSSQGGKASNAMTNILSDRTLEDAYEADKIMEDELSSTEERIVEYIEKSGNQDNISFFAFTATPKPKTIEQFGTANKETGIPEAFHVYSMKQAIEEKFIFDVLLNYTTYDTFYKVAKSIQEDPEVSKKKATQQIARFVSLHPHNIEQKTAVMIEHYRQSSSHKIGGRAKAMLVTRSRLHAVRYKFAFDKYIKSQGYQDMNTLIAFSGTVKDDGGEFTETGMNELPETELPEAFSTDEYQVLIVAEKYQTGFDEPLLHTMYVDKPLSGIKAVQTLSRLNRTCSGKEDTFVLDFVNDPEDIQESFQAYYEVTGLSDVTDPNILYDLQHELNATQVYAQHEVDAVNELEYGGKLDGKQAQQRLNPILDQAVDRFEKDLTKEVQDEFKSAATKFIRTYGFVLQIGPFTDIGLHKLYVYLNYLLKKLPRDISEQLFLADDIALEYYRNDKVFEGSLALETRGSTDLDPVSHAGGIAPEEEKVVLSSIIDRMNDLFGTEFDPQDKLSRDQLLEDMVQSEELREKAVHNSLDNFSYSYENMFMDFLISRMTDKNFYMKMMENEDQRKFLMNEMKEEVYERLRGLNS, encoded by the coding sequence ATGGGGATTGATTATTCGGAGTTAGGTTTGGAAGAGAATATCGAAAGGCAATTGCTGGACGGGGGATATATTCAGCGCAAATTGCAAGGGGATGCTTTAAAGCAGTTTCAAGAATCTGCGATTGACTTTGAAGTGTTGCTTTCGTTTTGGGATGAGACACAGGAGCGTGAATTGAACCGTTTGAAACAAATTCACGGGCCATTCTTTGAGAAGCGTGTACTAAATCGACTAGACCAAGAGTTGACACGTCGTGGGATGATTGATTGTTTACGTCACGGTATTCAAGATCGCGGCGTGCGATTGCGACTCCTTTTCGATCAGCCGCGATCTACTATGAATCAAACTTTAGTGGATAACTACGACAACAATATATTTCACGTTCATCGCCAAGTGTATTACAGTGCCAGACATAATAATAGTTTAGATATGATGCTTTCAATCAATGGTTTGCCAATCGTCATTATGGAGTTGAAAAACCAACTGACTGGACAAACTGTTGAGGATGCAGAGAAGCAGTTTAAAATGACGAGGAATCCACGTGAAAAGTTGTTCCGTTTCAAAGAGCGGACAGTCGTCTATTTTGCCGTTGATACCGATGAGGTGTCGATGACTACAAGACTTGCTGGAAACCGCACGTTTTTCCTTCCTTTTAACCGCGGAAATAATGGTGGAAAAGGAAATCCACTAGTTTATAACGATTACCGTTCGTCTTATTTGTGGCGGGAAGTGTTGGCGAAAGACAGCTTGTTAGATTTGTTATTCCGCTTTGTCTTTGTGAAGAAAGAAAGCATTCGAGATAGTACGGGAGAAATCATTGATTCGAAAGAAATTGTGATTTTCCCTCGTTATCACCAAATGGATGTCGTTCGCAAAATCGAAGCTGATTTGAAAATGAACGCAGTCGGACATAATTACTTAGTCCAACATTCAGCGGGAAGTGGAAAAACGAACAGTATTGCTTGGCTTTCCCATCGTTTAGCAAAATTGCATAATATGGAAAATGAAGCTGTTTTCGATAGCATTATCGTTATTACGGATAGAAGAGTGTTAGATGCACAATTGCAAGATGCGATTTATCAATTGGAACACGAAACGGGTTTTGTTGCGAAAATCGATGAAGATTCAAACCAGCTGGCACAAGCGATTAACGACGGTACGCGTATTATTATAACGACACTTCAAAAATTCCCATTCATAATGGATAAAGTGAAAGAATTCGAGCGCGGCACGTACGGCATTATTATTGATGAAGCGCACAGTTCACAAGGCGGAAAAGCATCGAATGCAATGACGAATATTTTATCAGATAGAACGTTAGAAGATGCTTATGAAGCGGATAAGATAATGGAAGATGAACTGTCTTCGACGGAAGAGAGAATTGTAGAATACATTGAGAAGAGCGGTAACCAGGACAATATTTCTTTCTTTGCATTCACAGCAACACCGAAACCGAAAACAATTGAACAGTTCGGAACCGCGAATAAAGAAACAGGAATTCCCGAAGCTTTTCATGTGTATTCTATGAAGCAGGCGATAGAAGAAAAGTTTATTTTCGATGTGTTGCTCAATTACACTACCTATGACACATTTTATAAAGTGGCGAAAAGTATCCAAGAAGATCCGGAAGTATCGAAGAAAAAGGCAACACAACAAATTGCCCGTTTTGTATCGTTACATCCTCATAATATTGAACAGAAAACAGCGGTCATGATTGAACATTACCGTCAATCGTCGAGCCATAAAATTGGCGGACGAGCAAAAGCGATGCTTGTCACGCGTAGCCGACTCCATGCGGTACGCTATAAATTTGCGTTCGACAAGTATATTAAGAGCCAAGGCTATCAAGATATGAATACGCTAATTGCATTTTCTGGTACGGTGAAAGACGATGGCGGAGAGTTCACAGAAACTGGAATGAACGAGTTACCCGAAACTGAATTGCCGGAAGCTTTCTCAACGGATGAATATCAAGTACTGATTGTTGCAGAAAAGTACCAAACAGGATTTGACGAGCCACTTCTGCATACGATGTATGTTGATAAGCCGTTAAGTGGCATTAAAGCAGTTCAAACTTTATCGAGACTAAATCGGACGTGTAGCGGAAAAGAAGACACATTCGTGTTGGATTTTGTGAATGACCCAGAAGATATACAAGAATCTTTCCAAGCGTATTATGAAGTGACTGGGTTAAGCGACGTGACTGACCCGAATATATTATACGACTTACAGCATGAATTAAATGCAACCCAAGTATATGCTCAACATGAAGTCGATGCTGTCAATGAATTGGAGTATGGCGGAAAACTAGACGGGAAGCAAGCGCAACAACGATTGAATCCTATACTAGACCAAGCAGTTGATCGATTTGAGAAGGATTTGACGAAGGAAGTACAAGATGAATTCAAAAGTGCAGCGACAAAGTTTATCCGCACATATGGGTTTGTGTTACAAATTGGTCCATTCACAGATATAGGTTTACACAAGCTCTATGTATATTTAAATTATCTTCTAAAGAAGTTACCACGTGATATTTCGGAGCAACTTTTCTTAGCGGACGACATAGCATTGGAATACTATCGGAATGATAAAGTATTCGAAGGAAGTCTCGCACTTGAAACGAGAGGCAGCACGGACTTAGATCCTGTAAGCCATGCTGGTGGCATTGCACCGGAGGAAGAAAAGGTTGTCCTGTCATCTATTATTGACAGAATGAATGACCTCTTTGGCACAGAGTTCGACCCGCAAGATAAGCTGTCTAGAGACCAACTGTTGGAAGACATGGTCCAAAGTGAAGAACTTCGTGAGAAGGCAGTTCATAACAGTTTAGATAATTTCTCGTATAGTTACGAAAACATGTTTATGGATTTTCTCATTTCGCGCATGACCGATAAAAACTTTTACATGAAAATGATGGAAAATGAAGATCAACGTAAATTTTTGATGAATGAAATGAAAGAAGAAGTTTATGAGCGGTTGAGAGGCTTGAATAGTTGA
- a CDS encoding restriction endonuclease subunit S, giving the protein MSFKPYPAYKDSGIEWIGEIPKDWNLTKVRYTSSMNKYTLSERTSKDLKINYIDIGSVNSDGHITNIETMNFSDAPSRARRITSKGDIIVSTVRTYLKAIAFIDWEQERLISSTGFAVITPNEKVVNKFMAYLFRTSIYLEEIESRSVGVSYPAINSSEIERLEMILPPLESQVNIVKYLDDISRNVSLIIQSKEKLIIKLVEKRQAVITEAVTKGLDPNMPMKDSGVEWVGEIPAHWTTSRLDFTSKVKARLGWKGLKAEEYVDEGYILLSTPNLRGREIEFDNVNYITEERYLESPEIMLEVGDVLLVKDGSTLGITNVVRKLPMGATVNSSTAVIRPTNQVDSIYLYYYLTSTYIQDIVNQVKDGMGVPHLFQADIKKFKVLLPTLSEQIQIGQFLDKSTYRIEQAIESIQFQIKILKEYRESLIYEAVTGKIDLRDYKGGEYDGD; this is encoded by the coding sequence ATGAGTTTTAAACCGTATCCGGCTTATAAAGATAGTGGGATTGAGTGGATTGGGGAAATACCTAAAGATTGGAATCTGACAAAAGTTCGATATACATCTTCAATGAATAAATACACATTATCAGAACGAACGTCAAAAGATTTGAAAATCAATTATATTGATATTGGAAGTGTAAATAGTGATGGGCATATCACTAATATAGAAACGATGAATTTTTCAGATGCCCCAAGCAGAGCCAGAAGAATCACATCAAAAGGTGATATTATTGTATCCACAGTAAGAACATATTTGAAAGCAATTGCTTTTATTGATTGGGAACAAGAAAGGTTGATTTCTTCAACTGGGTTTGCGGTAATTACACCGAATGAAAAAGTGGTAAATAAATTCATGGCTTATTTGTTTAGAACTTCAATTTATTTAGAAGAGATAGAAAGTAGATCAGTAGGAGTTAGTTATCCGGCAATAAACTCGAGTGAGATAGAAAGATTAGAAATGATATTGCCACCTTTAGAAAGTCAGGTTAATATTGTTAAGTATTTAGATGACATTTCTAGGAATGTGAGTTTAATAATTCAAAGTAAAGAAAAATTAATAATAAAATTAGTAGAAAAACGCCAAGCAGTCATTACCGAGGCGGTAACCAAGGGGCTCGATCCGAATATGCCGATGAAAGATTCGGGTGTTGAATGGGTTGGGGAGATTCCAGCGCATTGGACTACTTCAAGATTAGATTTTACTTCAAAAGTTAAGGCGAGATTAGGTTGGAAGGGTTTAAAAGCAGAAGAATATGTTGATGAAGGATATATATTATTGTCTACTCCAAATTTAAGAGGAAGGGAAATTGAATTTGATAATGTGAATTATATTACAGAAGAGCGATACTTAGAATCACCTGAAATTATGTTAGAAGTGGGGGATGTGTTACTAGTAAAAGATGGCAGCACATTGGGCATAACAAACGTCGTTCGTAAATTACCGATGGGAGCAACTGTAAATAGCTCAACAGCTGTTATTAGACCAACTAACCAAGTAGATAGCATCTATCTTTATTATTATTTGACCTCTACGTATATCCAAGACATTGTCAACCAAGTAAAAGATGGTATGGGAGTACCGCATCTTTTCCAAGCGGATATTAAAAAATTTAAAGTATTGTTGCCGACTTTAAGTGAACAAATTCAAATTGGTCAGTTCCTAGATAAGAGCACATATCGAATTGAACAAGCTATTGAATCTATACAATTTCAAATCAAAATACTAAAAGAATACCGCGAGTCTCTAATTTACGAAGCCGTTACCGGGAAAATCGATTTACGAGATTATAAAGGTGGGGAGTATGATGGGGATTGA
- a CDS encoding class I SAM-dependent DNA methyltransferase codes for MNFQEKVGFIWSNANILRGPYRPENYGKVILPMAVLRRFDAVLSDTKESVLKQYEQYKHLPESTRDEILNRTAKEGFNNTSQYDFNKLLSDPDNIGDNLRDYINGFSEVARDIISHFDFEREIDKLEDNNLLYLIVKKFEEIDLHPKSVSNIEMGYIFEDLIRRFNEDGEAGDHYTPREVIHLMVHLMFNEDEQILSTPHITQTLYDSCAGTGGMGTVAQDYIQAYNPTAQLEFFGQEINGESYAIAKADALIKGQDAKNIALGNTLSNDKFENQKFDYLITNPPYGVEWKPAEHAVKQEHEDLGFSGRFGAGLPRIGDGQLLFTQHLISKMKPVTEDNPQGARMAIIMNGSPLFTGDAGSGESEIRRWLFENDLVEGIVALPDQLFYNTGISTYIWILTNNKKAHRKGKVILVNAVDQFKRMRKSLGSKRNEITDAQVDEIARWYGEMKENKHVKVFDNEDFGYSRITVERPLRLNFQLSEERIQRLNEERAFINLANSRKKGEAGEVEIAAGKELQIAILETLKELDGEVLYKNREEFIEVIKEAFKGTEVQLRAPLLRAIWTACSERDETADVCMKNKKEMEPDNEQRDTEVIPLTEDIGEYFQREVLPHVPDAWIDETKTRIGYEIPFTRHFYEYTKLRSSEAIKQEIMELEKQIQAQLEQVMKL; via the coding sequence ATGAATTTTCAAGAAAAAGTAGGTTTCATTTGGTCAAATGCGAATATTTTGCGAGGGCCGTATAGACCAGAGAACTACGGAAAAGTAATTTTACCAATGGCAGTTTTACGCCGTTTTGATGCAGTACTATCAGATACAAAAGAATCAGTTTTGAAACAATATGAACAATATAAGCATTTGCCGGAAAGTACGAGAGATGAGATTTTAAATCGTACTGCGAAGGAAGGCTTTAACAATACAAGTCAATATGATTTCAACAAATTGTTAAGTGACCCAGACAATATTGGGGATAACTTACGTGATTACATAAATGGTTTCTCTGAGGTGGCACGAGATATTATTAGTCACTTTGACTTTGAACGTGAAATTGACAAGTTAGAAGATAATAACTTGCTGTATTTAATCGTGAAAAAATTTGAAGAAATCGATTTACATCCAAAATCCGTTAGCAACATAGAAATGGGTTATATATTTGAAGACCTCATTCGTCGTTTTAATGAAGACGGGGAAGCTGGAGACCACTATACGCCACGTGAAGTCATTCATTTAATGGTTCATTTAATGTTCAATGAAGATGAACAAATCTTATCGACTCCGCACATTACGCAAACGTTATACGACAGCTGTGCGGGTACGGGTGGGATGGGAACCGTTGCACAAGATTATATCCAAGCATACAACCCAACTGCACAACTTGAGTTTTTCGGTCAAGAAATTAACGGGGAATCCTATGCGATTGCAAAAGCGGACGCACTAATAAAAGGGCAAGATGCAAAAAACATTGCGCTCGGAAATACGCTCTCTAATGACAAATTTGAAAATCAAAAATTCGACTACCTCATTACGAATCCGCCATATGGTGTGGAATGGAAACCAGCGGAACATGCTGTTAAACAAGAACATGAAGACTTAGGCTTCAGCGGTCGATTCGGTGCAGGACTGCCACGTATTGGCGATGGCCAATTACTATTTACGCAACACTTAATAAGTAAAATGAAGCCAGTTACGGAGGATAATCCACAAGGTGCGCGTATGGCGATTATTATGAACGGTTCACCTTTATTTACAGGAGATGCAGGTAGTGGAGAAAGTGAAATTCGTCGTTGGCTTTTTGAGAACGATTTAGTTGAGGGAATTGTTGCGTTACCTGACCAACTTTTCTATAACACTGGAATCTCGACGTACATTTGGATTCTAACCAACAATAAAAAAGCCCATCGTAAAGGGAAAGTTATCCTCGTCAATGCAGTCGACCAGTTTAAAAGAATGCGTAAAAGTTTGGGGAGTAAACGGAACGAAATAACGGACGCGCAAGTTGATGAGATTGCTAGATGGTACGGAGAAATGAAAGAAAACAAGCACGTTAAAGTCTTTGACAACGAAGATTTTGGTTATTCCAGAATTACAGTAGAACGTCCTCTTCGGTTGAACTTCCAACTTTCAGAAGAACGAATTCAAAGGCTGAATGAAGAAAGAGCGTTTATCAATTTAGCCAATTCAAGGAAAAAAGGGGAAGCAGGAGAAGTTGAAATTGCGGCTGGAAAAGAACTGCAAATCGCTATCCTTGAAACATTGAAAGAGCTAGATGGAGAAGTCCTTTATAAAAATCGTGAAGAATTTATCGAAGTAATCAAAGAAGCCTTCAAGGGGACAGAAGTCCAACTTCGTGCCCCCCTGTTAAGAGCTATTTGGACCGCTTGTTCAGAACGTGATGAAACAGCAGATGTTTGTATGAAAAATAAAAAAGAGATGGAACCTGATAATGAACAACGAGATACGGAAGTAATTCCATTAACAGAAGATATCGGGGAATATTTCCAACGTGAAGTATTGCCACACGTGCCGGACGCGTGGATTGATGAAACGAAAACAAGGATTGGTTATGAAATACCGTTTACGCGCCATTTCTATGAATATACAAAACTGCGATCATCAGAAGCAATTAAGCAGGAAATCATGGAACTTGAAAAGCAGATTCAAGCGCAACTTGAGCAGGTGATGAAGTTATGA
- the radC gene encoding DNA repair protein RadC, with amino-acid sequence MTTKKYINSAREAVASYNAIGSESVIELQDILAVLIGPSSTPEFTGRLAGRGIRALVEMTVSELEGEGMTHNEALKVHSGMLLAKKARSAGKNEKRYTIRSPEDAASYLMAEMTSLTQEHFIVLYLNVKNEVLHKKTVFIGSLNSSIVHPREVYKEAVKHSAASVICLHNHPSGQPNPSPEDIEVTKRLAEAGSVMGVELLDHVIIGDHQFVSLKEKGYM; translated from the coding sequence ATGACTACTAAAAAATATATTAATTCTGCTCGTGAAGCAGTCGCATCGTACAATGCAATCGGTTCAGAAAGCGTCATAGAATTACAGGACATTCTTGCTGTTTTAATTGGGCCATCTTCAACACCTGAATTTACAGGCCGTTTAGCAGGTCGCGGGATTCGAGCACTAGTTGAAATGACTGTTTCTGAATTAGAAGGAGAAGGCATGACTCATAATGAAGCTTTGAAAGTGCATTCGGGAATGCTCCTTGCTAAAAAAGCACGGAGTGCTGGAAAAAATGAAAAGCGTTATACAATCAGATCACCAGAAGATGCAGCATCATATCTAATGGCGGAAATGACATCGCTAACGCAGGAACATTTCATTGTCTTGTACCTAAATGTAAAGAATGAGGTACTTCATAAAAAGACGGTTTTCATTGGCTCGTTAAATTCCTCGATAGTACATCCAAGGGAGGTGTACAAGGAAGCCGTGAAACATAGTGCGGCATCCGTAATTTGTCTTCATAACCATCCTAGCGGTCAGCCAAATCCATCACCTGAAGACATTGAAGTAACCAAAAGACTTGCTGAAGCAGGCAGTGTGATGGGGGTGGAATTGTTGGATCATGTGATTATAGGAGACCATCAATTTGTGTCACTTAAAGAAAAAGGATATATGTAA
- a CDS encoding PD-(D/E)XK nuclease family protein, protein MIYSFSRLNLYTTCPYRFFKKYIEGYEEPTTYPLALGKGVHKAVEDKINGVTHSEAVLNGLIEAEFHPEVTMDELSKLVSHAPIKENMGETEIHFQLPLSDTDSAPVLQGYIDLVSPDGSKIVDWKTNRVRYDVRDNHQVGLYAWAVGQLKNITQVEGNLYFLRFRRASKYVFNSADMERSRQWAFRVANEINSKREILDMLPEEAENLFLSKPSSHCRHCPFVIECYRKFSCY, encoded by the coding sequence TTGATTTACTCTTTTTCACGTTTAAATCTTTACACAACCTGTCCTTATCGATTCTTTAAGAAATATATCGAGGGATATGAAGAACCTACCACCTATCCTTTAGCTTTGGGTAAAGGGGTCCATAAAGCAGTCGAAGATAAAATTAATGGGGTAACTCATTCAGAAGCCGTTTTAAACGGGTTAATTGAAGCTGAATTTCATCCAGAAGTGACCATGGATGAACTGTCGAAGTTGGTTAGCCATGCACCGATTAAAGAGAACATGGGTGAAACGGAGATTCATTTTCAGCTACCACTTTCTGATACAGATTCAGCCCCGGTATTACAAGGTTATATTGATCTTGTGTCGCCAGACGGAAGTAAAATAGTCGACTGGAAAACCAATAGAGTTAGATACGATGTTAGGGATAACCATCAAGTCGGCCTGTACGCATGGGCTGTAGGTCAATTAAAGAACATAACACAGGTTGAAGGCAATTTGTATTTTCTTCGATTCAGAAGAGCGAGTAAATACGTGTTCAATTCTGCAGATATGGAAAGGTCTAGACAATGGGCTTTTAGGGTGGCAAATGAAATCAATTCCAAGCGAGAGATTTTAGATATGCTGCCAGAAGAAGCGGAAAATTTATTCTTGTCAAAGCCTTCTAGCCATTGTAGGCATTGCCCGTTTGTCATTGAATGCTATCGTAAGTTCAGTTGTTATTAA